From the genome of Chelonia mydas isolate rCheMyd1 chromosome 2, rCheMyd1.pri.v2, whole genome shotgun sequence, one region includes:
- the LOC119565442 gene encoding uncharacterized protein LOC119565442 — translation METCLKVLLIVGAVTAAPAPSSSPLPSHEDAVLAAVQIYNQDPDITLAYRLLEAEPQPDWDVSSKTIQPLTFTVQETVCPVKEKRDISQCEFKEDGLVKDCSGFFSTEQDPASVIIKCEEASEEVKRDPLSLNPTGHRMETCLKVLLIVGAVTAAPAPSSSPLPSHEDAVLAAVQIYNQDPDITLAYRLLEAEPQPDWDVSSKTIQPLTFTVKETVCPVKEKRDISQCEFKEDGLVKDCSGFFSTEQDPASVIIKCEEASEEPNIVTRGRWKRFWRGAGRFFRRHKEKIIRAAVDIVLS, via the exons ATGGAGACCTGCCTGAAAGTCCTGCTGATTGTCGGGGCGGTCACAGCAGCCCCCGCGCCATCATCATCCCCTCTGCCAAGCCACGAGGATGCGGTTTTAGCTGCAGTTCAGATCTACAACCAAGATCCAGATATAACACTGGCCTATCGGCTCCTGGAAGCTGAGCCGCAGCCAGACTGG GACGTGTCTTCAAAAACTATCCAGCCGCTGACATTCACTGTTCAAGAGACAGTGTGCCCGGTAAAAGAGAAACGCGACATCAGCCAGTGTGAATTCAAAGAAGATGGG CTGGTCAAAGACTGCTCTGGATTCTTCTCCACTGAACAGGACCCTGCTTCCGTCATTATCAAATGCGAGGAGGCATCTGAGGAGGTGA aaagagatcca ctctcactgaatCCCACAGGGCACAGGATGGAGACCTGCCTGAAAGTCCTGCTGATTGTCGGGGCGGTCACAGCAGCCCCTGCGCCATCATCATCCCCTCTGCCAAGCCACGAGGATGCGGTTTTAGCTGCAGTTCAGATCTACAACCAAGATCCAGATATAACACTGGCCTACCGGCTCCTGGAAGCTGAGCCGCAGCCAGACTGG GACGTGTCTTCAAAAACTATCCAGCCGCTGACATTCACTGTTAAAGAGACAGTGTGCCCGGTAAAAGAGAAACGCGACATCAGCCAGTGTGAATTCAAAGAAGATGGG CTGGTCAAAGACTGCTCTGGATTCTTCTCCACTGAACAGGACCCTGCTTCCGTCATTATCAAATGCGAGGAGGCATCTGAGGAG CCTAATATCGTCACACGGGGCCGCTGGAAAAGATTCTGGAGAGGAGCTGGCAGGTTTTTTCGTCGACATAAAGAGAAAATAATTCGTGCTGCTGTGGATATCGTCTTATCCTAA